One window of Pieris napi chromosome 14, ilPieNapi1.2, whole genome shotgun sequence genomic DNA carries:
- the LOC125055943 gene encoding ZZ-type zinc finger-containing protein 3, with protein sequence MEHQEDVISEEDREFSFETDHLVLRSNKDYNELLKYIVKLEALKVQALQDIELLNESKNKVLEDPLSFIENLKAGAVNFPPRQSIPDIPHIEWEKYGIDVSLESESNKKINKEIETAMKVRGRTFTDSKPETFNQLWSFEEQKRLEELLEIYPEEPIEARRYKKIAAALGTRTTTQVMSRIQKYFNKLAKAGLPIPGRAPKQNKFIRDKSKSMFYKKSTFFPKLHVPVKMEDPNEDTEDQESLTSEARNGNKFMLDLLRAAKAQRLLDETSPVYQAKTMCVGCLKTNFLGARWTDNTGTDYCTDCLVKIMPTEKLTPVRQPI encoded by the coding sequence ATGGAACATCAAGAGGATGTTATTTCTGAAGAAGATCGTGAATTTTCCTTTGAAACAGATCACTTAGTTTTACGAAGTAACAAGGATTATAATGAGCTTTTAAAGTACATTGTTAAATTAGAAGCACTAAAAGTACAAGCTCTTCAAGATATTGAACTCCTTAATGAGtcgaaaaataaagttttggaGGATCCCTTATCATTCATAGAAAACTTAAAGGCAGGTGCTGTAAATTTTCCTCCTCGTCAATCAATACCCGATATACCTCACATTGAATGGGAAAAATATGGGATAGATGTGTCTCTTGAGTCAGagagcaataaaaaaattaataaagaaatagaaaCTGCAATGAAAGTACGGGGGCGTACCTTTACTGATAGTAAGCCAGAAACCTTTAATCAACTGTGGTCATTTGAGGAACAAAAAAGACTGGAAGAGCTACTGGAGATTTACCCCGAAGAGCCTATAGAAGCTCggcgttataaaaaaattgctgctGCACTTGGTACAAGAACAACAACTCAGGTTATGAGccgtatacaaaaatactttaataaactTGCAAAAGCTGGTTTACCAATACCTGGGAGAGCaccaaaacaaaacaaatttattagaGACAAAAGTAAAAGTATGTTCTACAAAAAATCTACATTCTTTCCAAAACTCCATGTGCCTGTGAAGATGGAAGACCCTAATGAAGATACTGAAGACCAGGAATCATTGACCTCGGAAGCAAGAAATGGAAACAAATTTATGCTTGACCTGCTGAGAGCAGCTAAAGCGCAGAGGTTGTTAGATGAGACCTCACCAGTGTACCAGGCGAAAACAATGTGTGTTGGCTGTCTAAAGACTAACTTTCTTGGAGCTCGGTGGACAGATAATACTGGGACAGATTATTGTACCGACTGCTTAGTGAAAATAATGCCTACAGAAAAGTTGACCCCTGTCAGACAGCCCATTTGA